A genomic stretch from Hydrogenispora ethanolica includes:
- a CDS encoding PD-(D/E)XK nuclease superfamily protein, which yields MTEETMDRQGGLANSQGRTLEQVVIATLQQKGFQVLPYAKYQGTLLEGVADDLLLTNVPFENIYGQQSKTEFKLVSRRWGEYRIECKWQQSAGSVDEKFPYLYLNCIEKMPEANIILIVDGQGARPGAVEWLRRAARERLYQDGLRQPKNIQVFSMAEFVIWANKTFRG from the coding sequence ATGACGGAGGAAACCATGGACAGGCAGGGCGGATTGGCCAACAGCCAGGGCCGGACCCTGGAGCAGGTCGTGATCGCGACCTTGCAACAGAAAGGCTTTCAGGTGCTGCCGTATGCCAAATATCAGGGAACGCTGCTGGAAGGGGTGGCCGACGATCTGCTCCTGACCAACGTGCCGTTCGAAAACATCTACGGCCAGCAGAGCAAGACCGAGTTCAAGCTGGTCTCGCGGCGCTGGGGCGAGTACCGGATCGAATGCAAATGGCAGCAGTCGGCCGGCAGCGTCGACGAGAAGTTTCCCTATCTCTACCTGAATTGCATCGAGAAGATGCCGGAAGCGAATATCATTCTGATCGTCGACGGCCAGGGCGCCCGGCCGGGGGCGGTGGAATGGCTGCGCCGCGCCGCCCGCGAGCGGCTATACCAGGACGGGCTGCGGCAACCCAAGAATATCCAGGTCTTTTCCATGGCCGAGTTTGTGATCTGGGCCAATAAGACGTTCCGGGGGTAG
- a CDS encoding Dam family site-specific DNA-(adenine-N6)-methyltransferase, protein MRPFLKWAGGKYRLVERIKAQLPAGRRLLEPFAGSCALALNTEYASYWLNDINPDLIHLYQTLQREGEGFIAACRSYFTAANNQPERYYQLRQAFNAERDPAVRAALFVYLNRHGYNGLCRYNAGGEFNVPFGRYQKPYFPEAELRYFYDQFGQARFSCIDFEEMMRAAEPGDVIYCDPPYVPLTRTSNFTAYSSGGFGAADQTRLAETAAAMARRGIVTLISNHYNEFIATIYREARIETFAVQRFISCNGDNRNAVPEVLAVFE, encoded by the coding sequence ATGAGACCTTTCTTGAAATGGGCCGGGGGCAAGTACCGGCTGGTGGAGCGGATCAAGGCGCAATTGCCCGCCGGACGGCGGCTGCTGGAGCCGTTCGCCGGCAGCTGCGCCCTGGCTTTGAATACGGAATACGCTTCCTATTGGCTCAATGACATCAACCCCGATCTGATCCATCTGTATCAGACGTTGCAACGGGAGGGCGAGGGGTTCATCGCCGCTTGCCGGAGCTATTTCACGGCCGCCAATAATCAGCCGGAACGCTACTATCAGTTGCGCCAGGCTTTCAACGCCGAGCGGGATCCGGCGGTCCGGGCGGCGCTCTTCGTCTATCTGAACCGCCACGGTTACAACGGGCTCTGCCGTTACAACGCCGGCGGCGAATTCAACGTGCCCTTCGGCCGCTATCAAAAACCTTATTTTCCCGAGGCGGAGCTGCGCTACTTTTACGACCAATTCGGGCAGGCCCGTTTCAGTTGCATCGATTTTGAGGAAATGATGCGCGCCGCCGAACCGGGCGATGTGATCTATTGCGACCCGCCCTATGTGCCGCTCACCCGGACTTCCAACTTTACGGCCTACAGCTCGGGCGGATTCGGCGCGGCCGACCAGACCCGGCTGGCCGAAACGGCCGCGGCCATGGCCCGCCGGGGGATCGTGACCCTCATTTCCAACCATTATAACGAGTTTATCGCCACCATCTACCGCGAGGCCCGGATCGAGACCTTTGCGGTGCAACGCTTCATCAGTTGCAACGGGGACAACCGCAACGCCGTCCCCGAGGTGCTGGCGGTCTTCGAATGA